A genomic window from Litoreibacter janthinus includes:
- a CDS encoding potassium channel family protein, which yields MIKALFVGSVVIVITMLAAAMLFEIAGRALRRVDAALERKSRALQTLAVLVIALFWILLVLTLSIWGWAGVFMYIGLFDRLETALYFAIVSFTTVGYGDVVIDENWRLLAGMTATNGLLVFGLFTAFLVEILDVVRFRQR from the coding sequence TTGATTAAAGCTCTCTTTGTGGGGTCCGTGGTCATTGTGATTACGATGCTCGCTGCCGCAATGCTGTTCGAAATTGCGGGCCGCGCGCTACGTCGTGTGGATGCTGCTTTGGAACGCAAAAGCCGCGCGCTGCAAACGCTGGCTGTCCTGGTGATCGCACTGTTCTGGATATTGCTGGTTTTGACGCTTTCCATCTGGGGATGGGCGGGCGTGTTCATGTATATCGGGCTCTTCGATCGCCTTGAAACTGCGCTTTATTTCGCCATCGTGTCCTTTACCACTGTCGGTTATGGCGATGTGGTGATCGATGAAAATTGGCGGTTGCTTGCAGGGATGACGGCCACCAATGGTCTTTTGGTGTTCGGGTTATTCACCGCATTTCTTGTCGAGATTTTGGATGTCGTCCGGTTCCGCCAGCGTTAA
- a CDS encoding beta-lactamase hydrolase domain-containing protein, with the protein MIQPKKMTPDISVSAQPSAKDLALIHTLGFKSIVSNRPDGEAIDQSLYNEMKQAASYAGLEAAYLPIEAAGPTDEDVDKMAELLKTLPRPILAYCETGARCEKLVNALMAKEV; encoded by the coding sequence ATGATTCAACCTAAGAAGATGACGCCGGATATCAGCGTGAGTGCGCAACCCTCTGCAAAGGACTTGGCTTTGATCCATACGCTTGGGTTCAAGTCGATTGTCAGCAATCGACCGGACGGCGAAGCTATTGACCAAAGCCTGTATAATGAGATGAAGCAGGCCGCGAGCTATGCGGGTCTGGAAGCCGCATATCTGCCGATCGAAGCCGCTGGCCCTACCGATGAAGACGTCGACAAAATGGCCGAGCTTTTGAAAACACTGCCCCGCCCAATTCTGGCTTACTGCGAGACTGGCGCGCGCTGCGAGAAGCTGGTCAACGCGCTCATGGCGAAAGAAGTTTGA
- a CDS encoding TRAP transporter substrate-binding protein — MLNLKTITAGALGLSMLASAALAETTIRVQSVIPSSADEIVMLKDFAEDVKALTDGEVVIEVLPAGSVVGVQETLDAVDAGLIEGGFAWTHYWSGKHPAAMLFGSPVAGAGVGIDNIAFMSWFLNAGGKELYDQLWKEMGVNVKGFMLQPVGPEALGWFKEPIETMADFRKYRFRTPPGIPGQTYKDIGVASVAMGGGDILPALEKGTIDAAEWCCPKPDSVFGFQKVLKHYYLQGLHQVVVNADLYINGDVYNALTPLQQKAIEVAANASLMKSMAYRIRENGLALDKLVNEDGVILHDTPADYFTEYMAAANKALETNAAENAFFKEVWDSQKEFARTAIPFWAGAQTSNANLGRAYAAELAKK; from the coding sequence ATGTTGAACTTGAAAACTATAACGGCAGGCGCACTTGGCTTGTCGATGTTGGCCTCGGCAGCACTTGCTGAGACCACAATTCGCGTACAGTCTGTGATCCCGTCCTCTGCGGACGAGATTGTCATGCTGAAAGACTTCGCCGAGGATGTGAAAGCCCTCACGGACGGTGAAGTCGTCATCGAAGTGCTGCCCGCAGGCTCCGTCGTGGGTGTGCAGGAAACGCTTGATGCGGTTGACGCGGGCCTGATCGAAGGGGGCTTTGCGTGGACACACTACTGGTCCGGCAAACACCCTGCCGCCATGCTGTTCGGCTCGCCCGTGGCCGGTGCCGGTGTCGGCATCGACAACATCGCGTTTATGTCGTGGTTCCTGAATGCCGGCGGCAAAGAGTTGTATGACCAGCTGTGGAAAGAGATGGGCGTGAATGTCAAAGGCTTCATGCTGCAACCGGTTGGCCCAGAGGCTTTGGGTTGGTTCAAAGAGCCGATCGAAACCATGGCCGATTTCCGCAAGTACCGCTTCCGGACACCTCCGGGCATTCCGGGCCAGACCTATAAGGACATCGGCGTGGCTTCGGTCGCTATGGGCGGCGGGGACATCTTGCCCGCGCTTGAAAAAGGCACAATCGACGCGGCGGAATGGTGCTGCCCGAAGCCTGACTCGGTCTTTGGCTTCCAAAAAGTTCTGAAGCACTACTACCTTCAAGGCTTGCACCAAGTCGTTGTGAACGCTGACCTTTATATCAACGGAGACGTTTATAACGCGCTGACCCCACTCCAGCAGAAAGCCATTGAAGTCGCAGCGAACGCTTCGCTGATGAAGTCTATGGCCTACCGCATCCGTGAAAACGGTCTGGCACTGGACAAGCTGGTGAACGAAGACGGCGTCATCCTTCATGACACTCCAGCCGACTACTTCACCGAGTATATGGCTGCCGCGAACAAAGCGCTGGAAACCAACGCTGCGGAAAACGCTTTCTTCAAGGAAGTCTGGGACAGCCAGAAAGAATTCGCCCGTACGGCAATTCCATTCTGGGCCGGTGCGCAAACCTCCAACGCCAATCTAGGCCGCGCATATGCGGCTGAGCTTGCGAAGAAGTAA
- a CDS encoding TRAP transporter large permease has translation MVRRDPWKVAGLMEFSNEIIGLFMIGAMLFAIFVGFPISFTLIFLGVVFGAWGFGVKLTIFLMTLQFYNSMMEQTLAAVPLFVFMGFMMEQAGLMERLFAAIQMMLARMKGSLYIAVLFVSVVFGAATGIVGASVTILGIMAAKTMNRSGYDVRLAAGTITAGGTLGILIPPSIMLVVMGPVLEIPVTDLFAAAIIPGVMMAALYLIYSVGRCWINPSLGPPLPEDLIEPDKSKIALELLWGFVPPTILIAFALGSILFGLATPTEGAGMGAFGSILLAMGYRKFTIKGFYDALIKTLEISVLILFLVAASNFFGAVFSRLGTPTMITELLLNLDVSASMVVILILALVFVLGWPLEWVPIVLIILPILAPVLLELEVDMLWFAILVAVCLQTAWLSPPVALSAYFLKGVVPEWDLKDIYLGMMQFMVIQLIGLAMVFAFPAIATWLPVYFYGGG, from the coding sequence GTGGTACGCCGCGACCCGTGGAAAGTGGCCGGTCTGATGGAATTCTCGAATGAAATAATCGGCCTGTTCATGATCGGAGCCATGCTGTTCGCGATCTTTGTTGGCTTCCCGATCTCCTTCACTCTGATCTTCCTTGGCGTCGTCTTCGGCGCTTGGGGCTTCGGTGTGAAACTGACCATCTTCCTGATGACCCTGCAATTCTACAACTCGATGATGGAGCAGACGCTCGCGGCTGTCCCGTTATTCGTGTTCATGGGCTTTATGATGGAACAGGCCGGATTGATGGAGCGATTATTCGCGGCGATCCAGATGATGCTGGCCCGCATGAAAGGCTCCCTCTATATCGCAGTGCTGTTCGTTTCCGTGGTCTTTGGCGCGGCAACCGGCATCGTGGGTGCCTCTGTCACGATCCTTGGCATCATGGCCGCCAAAACGATGAACCGCTCCGGTTATGACGTGCGTCTCGCGGCTGGTACCATCACCGCGGGCGGCACATTGGGTATCCTGATCCCGCCGTCGATCATGCTGGTCGTTATGGGGCCGGTGCTGGAAATCCCGGTCACCGACCTATTTGCCGCCGCGATCATTCCGGGCGTCATGATGGCAGCGCTCTATTTGATCTATTCGGTTGGCCGCTGCTGGATCAACCCAAGCCTTGGCCCCCCGCTGCCGGAGGATCTGATCGAGCCAGACAAATCGAAAATTGCGTTGGAATTGCTGTGGGGGTTTGTGCCCCCCACCATCCTGATTGCGTTCGCTCTGGGCTCGATCCTGTTTGGCCTTGCCACCCCGACCGAGGGCGCAGGCATGGGAGCGTTCGGCTCGATCCTGCTCGCGATGGGCTACCGCAAGTTCACGATTAAGGGCTTCTACGACGCATTGATCAAAACCTTGGAAATCTCGGTCCTGATCTTGTTCCTCGTCGCAGCGTCCAACTTCTTTGGTGCGGTGTTCTCGCGCTTGGGAACGCCAACCATGATCACTGAGCTTCTGCTGAACCTTGATGTCTCCGCGTCCATGGTGGTGATCTTGATCCTTGCGCTGGTCTTCGTGCTTGGCTGGCCGTTGGAGTGGGTGCCGATTGTGCTGATCATCCTGCCAATCCTCGCGCCTGTCTTGCTGGAATTGGAGGTCGACATGCTGTGGTTCGCGATCCTCGTCGCGGTCTGTCTGCAAACTGCTTGGCTCAGTCCGCCCGTGGCGCTATCGGCTTACTTCCTGAAAGGCGTGGTGCCAGAATGGGACCTCAAGGACATCTATCTGGGGATGATGCAGTTCATGGTCATCCAGTTGATCGGCCTTGCGATGGTCTTCGCCTTCCCTGCCATAGCAACTTGGTTGCCAGTCTATTTCTACGGCGGCGGCTAA
- a CDS encoding TerC family protein, with protein sequence MIDTLLDFSKIVIADLILSGDNALIIGMAAAGLAPQLRKKAILYGMVIAAALRIVFAVVATKLLGIPGILFVGSLLLFWVCWRLYTEIRDNVDEQAERALERAEDPERGYTGKPTRTMGSALLSITIADVSMSLDNVLAVAAIADGDTNMLIFGLVLAIVLMAFAATMIMKLLTHYPWISWLGLIVLLYVAGEMFYRGVFDMHTGIGPMMGWFEGYNLSKGH encoded by the coding sequence ATGATTGACACTCTTCTAGATTTCTCCAAGATCGTCATCGCGGATTTGATCCTGTCCGGAGACAACGCTCTAATTATCGGCATGGCCGCTGCGGGTCTTGCGCCTCAACTGCGCAAAAAGGCCATCCTTTATGGTATGGTAATTGCCGCAGCCTTGCGCATCGTATTCGCGGTCGTGGCAACGAAACTTCTGGGCATTCCGGGAATTCTTTTTGTCGGGTCGCTGTTGCTGTTCTGGGTCTGCTGGCGGCTCTATACGGAAATCCGCGACAATGTGGACGAGCAAGCGGAGCGCGCGCTTGAACGCGCGGAAGACCCCGAGCGGGGCTATACCGGCAAGCCGACCCGCACGATGGGATCCGCCCTTCTCTCAATCACCATCGCTGACGTGTCTATGTCGCTGGACAATGTTCTGGCCGTTGCGGCAATCGCGGATGGTGACACGAACATGCTTATCTTCGGGCTGGTCCTTGCGATCGTGCTGATGGCCTTCGCCGCGACAATGATCATGAAACTTCTGACCCACTATCCTTGGATCAGCTGGTTGGGCCTGATCGTGCTGCTCTATGTGGCCGGCGAGATGTTCTACCGCGGCGTGTTTGACATGCACACCGGAATTGGTCCGATGATGGGCTGGTTCGAGGGCTACAATTTAAGCAAGGGGCACTAG
- a CDS encoding TRAP transporter small permease subunit codes for MINEDQDKIDFSEYENIGDELLADAGGAVGKTLPDDMHPLARKAIYAIDNFSNWQGRIACLLVVPIIFGMFYEVIARSFFTAPTLWAYDLSRILYGVSFMLGAAYALMRGLHIRADFLYRGFTERTQGRVDLILYIVLFMPSMLFFLKAGYDFSLKSFLQGERAGDSTWAPIVWPVKIALTTGVLFLCIQGVSEILKSWYAATRGKWPV; via the coding sequence ATGATCAACGAAGATCAAGACAAGATCGACTTCTCGGAATACGAGAACATCGGCGACGAGCTTCTTGCGGACGCAGGCGGTGCGGTTGGCAAAACACTGCCCGACGACATGCACCCGCTGGCCCGCAAGGCCATCTACGCGATCGACAATTTTTCGAACTGGCAAGGCCGGATCGCCTGTCTGCTGGTGGTGCCGATCATCTTCGGGATGTTCTACGAGGTCATCGCACGCAGCTTCTTCACCGCGCCGACCCTTTGGGCTTACGATCTGTCGCGCATCCTTTATGGCGTGTCCTTCATGCTGGGCGCCGCATATGCGCTGATGCGCGGGCTGCATATCCGTGCCGACTTTCTATATCGCGGCTTCACCGAACGCACCCAAGGCCGCGTCGATTTGATCCTCTATATCGTGCTGTTCATGCCTTCGATGCTGTTCTTCCTGAAAGCGGGCTACGATTTCTCTTTGAAGTCCTTCCTTCAAGGCGAGCGCGCGGGCGACAGCACATGGGCGCCCATCGTGTGGCCGGTCAAAATTGCGCTGACAACCGGCGTGCTGTTCCTATGCATTCAGGGGGTCTCTGAAATTCTCAAATCGTGGTACGCCGCGACCCGTGGAAAGTGGCCGGTCTGA
- a CDS encoding Ig-like domain-containing protein: MEAIEFVVRDRAGNIRRGVLAKADAADTIFINSGDDISLNLRRFQVAGYERAGDAVIVTLADGRKIRLEGYFSADADLYLSADGLLTEVDLAGAQEGLVSADYAEAQVFGKWSPDDALFYVGGSEVDTIIAADAVASEETATMLAAPILAGLGGAGATGLGAAAAVVGGAAVIGGAGGGGGSTPDTVAPEISLDQGVVSVDHVFDADDHADGIEIGGTGEPGVEVVVEIDGETQEAVVDEDGVWGVVFDPTQVPEGEYDVDVTITATDDAGNVTTITDVVRIDTVTTVDVLTIDGAATGSGDVINAVEHADGVTLTGTGEIGANVVVTLDENGATATAVVDADGNWSVEFSSDQVATGEYTSSVTVTSTDAYGNSATATAQMVVDTVTDVAITGNNSGIDGIYNGSEVGSATTMSGTAQAGSSVVVTLTGPNGQVLGTQTVTATSSGEWSAEFAGGTLPGGEYDATVTAVATDTAGNTASTSSTFPVDTITNVEITANNAGVDGVYNNAEAASVAVLNGTAQAGASVVVTLTGPTGQTLGVQTVTATAGGTWTVEYPSNSLPQGEYDVTVSAVATDASGNSETTSATVPVDTITHVEIGQIEGQPAGTGVVNAVAHADGVVMSGTGEPGGQITVAVAGGGSVNSVVGADGTWQVNFLSSQIPTGELAPTVTVSITDAVGNTDSATAIMNIDTVTDVAITGNNTGIDNVMNLVESASGTALNGTAQAGASVAVTLTSQAGVVLGTQTVIANSNGTWTTNFPASTLPGGEYDVNVSAVATDGAGNTATASSTFAVDTVANVSVNTLNVEGDNVINIQEASDGVIITGTAEANARVEVDFGGALRTVVADGSGNWQASFGPGDVPAGVETTIPVQATFTDAAGNTAVANGTVEVDTIVRNLGVNEVTGDGVVDAGEAGTGFTLTGTTEPGAQSVMVTFHNLPARAATVGANGSWSVTFGPNEIPTGEYTSNVTVTTVDRNGNPDSVSTPVTVDTEVPDAPVVISYTEYTRGDPGVSGIGTELTDDIVAISQVSETGQVSNVAYDTRTVSEIPGVRDGELQFTFNERIPDGSNLVVNSEDAVGNENATLVVLDDNAAGAVNVSLAGLSSFDVGAIDLSIVAESQLTLSEADLLGLSDDTNSLIIHGDNSDVVNVAGAQATGQTEVIGGRVYDVYTLGDDGSLIIDQTVTVNY; the protein is encoded by the coding sequence ATGGAAGCGATTGAATTCGTTGTTCGCGATCGTGCGGGTAACATTAGGCGTGGTGTGCTCGCAAAGGCGGACGCAGCAGACACAATTTTCATCAACAGTGGCGACGATATCTCCCTGAACCTGCGTAGGTTTCAGGTCGCAGGATATGAGCGGGCAGGGGATGCGGTTATCGTAACTCTTGCTGATGGCCGCAAAATCCGGCTGGAAGGATACTTTAGCGCGGATGCTGATCTTTACCTCAGTGCGGACGGGTTGCTGACCGAAGTTGACTTGGCGGGCGCGCAAGAAGGTCTTGTGAGTGCTGACTATGCTGAAGCGCAGGTTTTTGGCAAATGGAGTCCGGATGATGCGCTCTTCTACGTGGGGGGCTCTGAAGTTGACACCATTATAGCTGCCGACGCTGTGGCTTCTGAGGAAACGGCAACAATGTTGGCCGCTCCGATCCTTGCTGGTTTGGGCGGTGCAGGTGCGACCGGCTTGGGCGCTGCGGCAGCGGTTGTCGGTGGCGCGGCTGTCATTGGCGGTGCTGGCGGGGGTGGCGGGTCCACTCCTGATACAGTGGCGCCAGAAATTTCGCTTGATCAAGGCGTTGTCTCAGTCGATCACGTTTTTGACGCGGATGACCATGCGGATGGCATCGAGATTGGCGGCACTGGCGAGCCCGGAGTTGAGGTTGTCGTTGAGATTGATGGCGAGACTCAAGAGGCTGTCGTCGACGAAGACGGTGTCTGGGGTGTTGTTTTTGATCCGACGCAAGTCCCAGAGGGCGAGTATGATGTCGACGTGACGATCACGGCGACTGACGATGCGGGCAACGTGACCACTATCACTGACGTCGTGCGTATTGATACTGTCACGACAGTTGATGTGCTGACAATTGACGGCGCGGCCACAGGGTCGGGCGACGTGATTAACGCTGTAGAGCACGCGGACGGCGTGACGCTGACCGGCACTGGTGAAATCGGCGCAAATGTAGTCGTCACTCTTGACGAAAACGGCGCAACTGCGACGGCGGTTGTCGATGCGGATGGCAACTGGTCTGTGGAGTTCAGCTCTGATCAAGTGGCGACCGGCGAATACACAAGCTCAGTAACGGTGACCAGCACCGACGCCTACGGAAACTCCGCCACTGCAACGGCGCAGATGGTTGTCGATACGGTGACGGATGTTGCCATCACCGGCAACAATTCCGGTATCGACGGCATCTATAATGGCTCCGAAGTTGGTAGCGCAACGACTATGTCAGGGACGGCTCAGGCGGGTTCCAGTGTTGTTGTAACGCTGACAGGTCCGAACGGACAAGTTCTTGGAACTCAGACGGTTACAGCAACTTCTTCAGGTGAGTGGTCCGCAGAATTTGCGGGCGGCACGCTTCCTGGTGGCGAGTATGATGCGACCGTGACGGCAGTCGCCACTGACACTGCAGGTAACACGGCGTCGACCAGTTCCACCTTCCCAGTTGATACGATCACCAACGTGGAGATCACCGCGAACAACGCTGGCGTGGACGGTGTCTATAACAATGCAGAGGCGGCAAGTGTTGCTGTTCTGAACGGCACTGCGCAAGCGGGGGCTTCGGTTGTTGTGACGCTAACCGGACCAACGGGCCAAACGCTGGGCGTTCAAACGGTCACAGCAACGGCTGGAGGAACATGGACCGTGGAATATCCGTCGAATTCCCTGCCGCAGGGCGAATATGATGTGACTGTGAGTGCAGTGGCAACAGATGCGTCGGGCAACTCCGAAACAACCTCCGCCACGGTCCCAGTGGATACGATCACTCACGTAGAAATCGGCCAGATCGAAGGTCAGCCTGCCGGGACCGGCGTTGTGAACGCGGTGGCTCATGCCGATGGTGTCGTGATGTCCGGCACAGGCGAGCCTGGTGGTCAGATCACGGTCGCTGTTGCCGGTGGCGGCAGTGTGAACAGCGTCGTTGGCGCGGATGGGACGTGGCAGGTCAACTTCTTGTCCTCACAGATTCCAACTGGCGAGCTTGCCCCAACCGTCACGGTGTCCATCACCGACGCAGTGGGTAACACGGACTCTGCCACGGCGATTATGAACATCGATACCGTCACAGATGTTGCCATAACCGGCAACAATACCGGCATCGACAATGTTATGAACCTTGTGGAAAGCGCCAGCGGCACTGCTTTGAACGGCACCGCGCAAGCGGGGGCATCTGTAGCAGTCACCTTGACGTCGCAAGCGGGCGTTGTTCTGGGCACCCAGACGGTTATCGCGAATTCCAACGGCACTTGGACAACCAACTTCCCGGCCAGCACGCTGCCTGGTGGTGAGTATGATGTAAACGTCTCCGCCGTTGCGACGGATGGGGCGGGCAACACTGCGACTGCGTCGTCCACTTTCGCGGTGGACACGGTCGCTAATGTGTCGGTGAACACGCTCAATGTTGAAGGCGACAACGTCATCAATATCCAAGAGGCCAGCGACGGGGTGATCATCACCGGTACCGCCGAGGCGAATGCGCGGGTCGAAGTCGATTTCGGCGGCGCGTTGCGCACTGTGGTCGCTGACGGAAGCGGCAACTGGCAGGCCTCATTCGGCCCGGGCGATGTTCCGGCCGGCGTCGAGACGACCATTCCGGTTCAGGCAACCTTCACGGATGCCGCAGGTAACACTGCAGTGGCCAACGGGACGGTCGAGGTTGACACAATCGTGCGCAATCTGGGTGTGAACGAGGTTACAGGTGACGGCGTCGTTGACGCGGGCGAGGCCGGAACCGGCTTCACCCTGACGGGCACCACCGAGCCGGGTGCGCAAAGTGTCATGGTCACCTTCCACAACCTGCCAGCACGCGCTGCAACGGTTGGTGCGAATGGTAGCTGGTCGGTCACCTTTGGCCCGAATGAAATTCCGACAGGGGAATACACCTCTAACGTGACCGTCACGACGGTTGATCGCAACGGGAACCCCGATAGCGTATCGACCCCAGTGACTGTGGATACTGAAGTGCCAGACGCACCGGTCGTGATCTCCTACACGGAGTACACCCGCGGCGATCCGGGTGTGTCAGGTATCGGCACCGAGTTGACGGATGACATTGTGGCCATCAGCCAAGTGAGCGAGACCGGTCAGGTCAGCAACGTGGCCTATGACACGCGCACAGTGTCCGAAATCCCAGGTGTCCGCGATGGTGAGCTGCAGTTCACCTTCAACGAACGTATCCCGGACGGCTCCAACCTTGTGGTCAACTCGGAAGATGCTGTTGGCAACGAAAACGCGACACTCGTGGTGCTCGACGACAATGCGGCAGGGGCGGTCAACGTCTCGCTGGCAGGGTTGTCCAGCTTCGATGTCGGCGCAATCGATCTGTCCATCGTGGCTGAAAGCCAGCTGACGCTCAGCGAAGCTGATCTGCTTGGACTGTCGGATGACACCAACTCACTTATCATCCACGGCGATAACTCCGACGTGGTTAACGTGGCAGGCGCGCAGGCGACCGGACAGACCGAGGTAATCGGCGGGCGGGTCTACGATGTCTACACATTGGGCGACGACGGCAGCCTGATTATCGATCAGACAGTCACAGTAAACTACTAA
- a CDS encoding IclR family transcriptional regulator, which translates to MTAQDDLDARIPTNMRTLLLLEALGHSDRAMTPTEMNAFVGLPKQTVHRLCATLEAEGFLVRDGDGKGFRAARRTRLMASGLLHAGWANIARHHILAEVAGAVGETVNYVVPEEAGMRYLDRVDTRWSFRIQLPVGTNVPFHCTASGKVFMASLAPKSRAAFVNTLELNQKTAKTHVSAEALMLELKRIAKQGYAEDDEEFLDDMVAVAVPVRDHFGRYVASLAVHGPSQRMTMPNAREMVPTLQSAAEKLRETLFS; encoded by the coding sequence ATGACCGCCCAAGACGATTTAGATGCACGTATCCCGACTAATATGCGCACGCTGCTACTGCTGGAGGCACTGGGCCATAGCGATAGGGCCATGACGCCAACGGAGATGAATGCATTCGTCGGGCTACCCAAGCAAACGGTCCACCGGCTTTGCGCGACGCTCGAAGCCGAAGGGTTCTTGGTGCGCGATGGCGACGGCAAAGGGTTCCGGGCCGCTCGGCGCACCCGGCTGATGGCGTCAGGTCTGCTTCACGCCGGTTGGGCCAATATCGCTCGTCACCATATTCTGGCCGAGGTAGCTGGCGCTGTCGGCGAAACGGTGAACTATGTCGTCCCCGAAGAGGCGGGGATGCGGTATCTGGATCGGGTCGATACGCGATGGTCATTTCGTATCCAGCTGCCAGTGGGGACAAATGTGCCGTTCCATTGCACAGCATCCGGCAAGGTTTTCATGGCCTCGCTGGCTCCCAAATCGCGCGCTGCTTTCGTCAACACGCTGGAGTTGAACCAGAAAACCGCAAAAACCCATGTCAGCGCCGAGGCGTTGATGCTTGAGCTTAAGCGTATTGCCAAGCAAGGTTATGCGGAAGATGACGAGGAATTTCTTGACGACATGGTCGCTGTTGCAGTGCCAGTCCGCGACCATTTCGGGCGATATGTTGCGTCCCTGGCGGTTCACGGCCCGTCACAGCGTATGACCATGCCGAATGCGCGTGAGATGGTGCCAACGCTCCAGTCCGCCGCGGAAAAACTACGCGAAACCTTGTTTAGCTAA
- a CDS encoding GMC family oxidoreductase yields the protein MEFDYVIVGAGSAGCAIANRLSESGKYTVAVLEAGGRDSNPWIHIPVGYFKTMDNPNTDWRYKAASDPGLNGRSIPWPRGRVLGGSSSINGLLYVRGQSQDYDHWAQLGNSGWSWDSVLPYFKKSENWQGDVVGEERGQNGPLQVSPTRLKRDIVDKWIDAAVAAGYKRNTDYNNGDQEGVGYFQLTMSNGRRCSSAVAYLKPARSRKNLAIITHAQTKRLIMEGKRIVGVEVDLKGTHTEIRAQKEVILSAGSIGSPQILMLSGIGDIDGIKRHGIDMAHELKGVGRNLQDHLQARPVFKTDLSTINVEVSNYLKQGLIALEYALKRSGPMAMAASLGTGFLKTEEHMDVPDIQFHIQPFSASHPAEGPHKFSAFTASVLQLRPESAGHLELKSANWQDHPAIHPNYLATETDQRTIVKGIQVARRIAQFSPLKEHILEEFAPGREVAFDDYEGTLDWARNTAVTIYHPTGTCKMGQDDMSVVDERLRVRGVEGLRVADCSIMPSIVSGNTNAPAIMIGEKASDMILEDAVA from the coding sequence TTGGAATTTGACTACGTAATTGTCGGTGCAGGCTCTGCCGGATGCGCCATTGCGAACCGTCTTTCCGAAAGCGGTAAGTATACTGTCGCCGTGCTTGAAGCGGGCGGCCGTGACTCTAATCCGTGGATCCATATCCCCGTCGGCTACTTCAAAACCATGGACAACCCCAATACCGACTGGCGCTACAAAGCTGCCAGCGACCCGGGCCTCAATGGCAGGTCTATCCCGTGGCCGCGCGGGCGTGTTTTGGGCGGATCGTCATCGATCAACGGGCTGCTCTATGTCCGCGGACAATCGCAAGACTACGACCACTGGGCGCAACTAGGAAATTCCGGCTGGAGCTGGGACAGCGTCCTGCCCTATTTCAAGAAGTCGGAGAATTGGCAAGGTGACGTGGTCGGGGAAGAACGTGGGCAGAACGGCCCGTTGCAAGTTTCTCCGACGCGGTTGAAACGCGATATTGTCGACAAATGGATCGATGCTGCAGTCGCCGCCGGCTACAAGCGTAACACCGATTACAACAATGGCGATCAGGAAGGCGTCGGCTATTTCCAATTGACCATGTCCAACGGGCGCAGATGCTCCAGCGCGGTGGCTTACCTGAAGCCAGCGCGGTCCCGCAAGAACCTCGCCATCATCACCCATGCCCAAACCAAGCGCCTGATCATGGAAGGCAAACGCATCGTGGGGGTCGAGGTTGATCTTAAGGGGACGCACACTGAAATCCGTGCGCAAAAGGAAGTCATTTTATCAGCAGGTTCAATAGGTTCTCCGCAAATCCTCATGTTGTCGGGCATTGGTGACATTGATGGGATAAAGCGCCATGGCATCGATATGGCTCACGAGCTGAAAGGCGTCGGGCGCAACCTCCAGGACCATCTGCAAGCCAGACCTGTGTTCAAGACCGATCTGTCGACCATAAATGTCGAGGTGTCGAACTACCTAAAACAAGGGTTGATCGCGCTGGAATATGCGCTGAAGCGCTCGGGTCCGATGGCGATGGCCGCGAGCCTTGGCACGGGGTTCCTGAAAACCGAAGAGCACATGGACGTTCCTGACATCCAGTTCCATATCCAGCCCTTCTCGGCCTCGCATCCGGCAGAAGGGCCGCACAAGTTCTCGGCCTTCACCGCTTCGGTTCTGCAACTGCGCCCTGAAAGCGCGGGGCATTTGGAACTGAAATCCGCAAACTGGCAGGACCATCCGGCCATTCATCCGAATTATCTGGCGACGGAAACCGACCAGCGCACCATTGTCAAAGGCATACAGGTGGCGCGCCGGATCGCTCAGTTCAGCCCGTTGAAAGAACATATTCTTGAAGAATTTGCCCCAGGACGCGAGGTCGCCTTTGATGATTACGAGGGAACGCTCGACTGGGCTCGCAATACGGCTGTAACGATCTACCACCCCACTGGCACCTGCAAGATGGGGCAAGACGACATGTCAGTTGTCGATGAACGCCTGCGGGTTCGAGGGGTCGAGGGGCTTCGCGTCGCGGATTGTTCGATTATGCCGAGCATCGTGAGCGGAAACACCAACGCTCCAGCGATTATGATCGGCGAGAAAGCTTCAGACATGATCCTTGAGGACGCCGTAGCATGA